From the genome of Caldalkalibacillus thermarum, one region includes:
- a CDS encoding IS3 family transposase: protein YDNACIESFHSIIKKELIYLEKFKTREEAIKRIYEYIEFFYNRKRIHSSIGYHTPTEYERMYYESSKKVA, encoded by the coding sequence GCTATGACAACGCCTGTATTGAATCCTTTCATAGCATCATCAAAAAAGAGTTGATTTACTTAGAAAAGTTTAAGACTCGTGAAGAAGCCATCAAGCGGATCTATGAGTATATAGAATTTTTCTACAACCGAAAGAGAATTCATTCTTCGATAGGGTATCACACTCCCACTGAATACGAACGCATGTACTATGAATCTAGTAAAAAAGTGGCCTAA